In Streptomyces sp. NBC_00448, the following are encoded in one genomic region:
- a CDS encoding DUF952 domain-containing protein, producing MGEGTHEGAGAADDSADSGTGTGRGGGAAPARSDLILHLTERALWDEARAVGSYELSTRDRTLGDVGFIHCSLRHQLPAVAALLYGAKPARTDLVVLVIAVDRLDVPVRYEPPVPGGEEFPHIYGPLPVTAVVAVEPWPGP from the coding sequence GTGGGCGAGGGTACGCACGAAGGTGCCGGCGCTGCGGATGACAGCGCGGACTCGGGCACAGGCACGGGCAGGGGTGGCGGCGCCGCACCGGCGCGGTCCGACCTGATCCTGCACCTCACCGAGCGCGCGCTGTGGGACGAGGCTCGCGCGGTGGGCAGCTACGAACTGTCCACCCGCGACCGCACCCTCGGCGACGTCGGCTTCATCCACTGCTCGCTGCGCCACCAGCTCCCGGCGGTCGCCGCGCTGCTCTACGGCGCCAAGCCGGCCCGTACCGACCTGGTCGTCCTGGTGATCGCGGTGGACCGGCTCGACGTGCCGGTCCGCTACGAGCCACCGGTCCCGGGCGGTGAGGAGTTCCCGCACATCTACGGCCCGCTGCCGGTCACCGCGGTGGTCGCGGTGGAGCCGTGGCCAGGGCCGTAA
- a CDS encoding RidA family protein: MSGAVASRLAELGLTLPDVVPPLAAYQPAVRSGAYVFTSGQLPMIEGKLPATGKVGAEVSPERAKELAATCALNALAAVRSVAGDLDRIARVVKVVGFVASAPDFTGQPAVVNGASELLGAVLGDKGVHARSAVGVAVLPLDAPVEIEIQVELAD, from the coding sequence GTGAGCGGGGCCGTCGCGTCGCGGCTCGCCGAACTGGGGCTGACCCTGCCGGACGTGGTGCCGCCGCTGGCCGCGTACCAGCCGGCGGTCCGCTCGGGCGCGTACGTGTTCACCTCGGGGCAGCTGCCGATGATCGAGGGGAAGCTGCCGGCGACCGGAAAGGTCGGCGCCGAGGTGTCCCCGGAGCGCGCCAAGGAACTCGCCGCGACCTGCGCGCTGAACGCCCTCGCGGCGGTCCGCTCGGTCGCCGGCGACCTGGACCGGATCGCCCGCGTGGTCAAGGTGGTCGGCTTCGTCGCCTCCGCGCCGGACTTCACCGGTCAGCCCGCGGTGGTCAACGGCGCCAGTGAACTGCTCGGCGCGGTGCTGGGCGACAAGGGCGTGCACGCGCGCAGCGCGGTCGGCGTCGCGGTGCTGCCGCTGGACGCGCCGGTCGAGATCGAGATCCAGGTCGAACTGGCCGACTGA